The Vicingaceae bacterium genome contains the following window.
ATACCTTTTTTACCATGTTTATACCCAATACTTATCAATTTTATTGGAATTGCAATGTGGACGAATTTTTCAAAAGAATGGCGGGTGAATATAAAAAGTTTTGGAACGAACAAAGAAAAGCCAAAGCCAAAGATATTGGTCTCTCTCAATCGCAAGTGGCTATTCTTGCCTCCATCGTGCAGGCCGAACAAACCCAATACCCTTCCGAATGGCCGATTATTGCCGGGTTATATCTTAACCGCTTAAAACTGGGTATGCCTTTGCAGTCCGATCCGACGATTATTTTTGCATGGAGGGATTTTACGATCAAAAGAGTACTGAATTATCATTTAAACATTGACTCCCCATACAATACATATAAATATGCCGGTCTGCCCCCCGGACCTGTTTTGTTGCCATTGCCTGCGGCAATAGATGCTGTTTTAAATTATCAAAAACACAATTATCTCTATATGTGCGCCAAAGATGACTTATCCGGGATGCACAATTTTGCTTCAACCTATGAACAACATTTAATCAACGCCCAAAAATATCGTAAAAAACTCAATCAACTTAGAATTATGAAATAAATTTCTCGCTTATAAGTAATTGATTGTGTATTGTTTAAACTATTAGATTATCACTTGAAAAATTATCTTAATAAAACAAGAATTTTTTCGCAAAGTTCTTTTTTGAGTGATTTAAAAGCTTGGGTTTAATCGATATAAGGATTTTTAATTTGTCCTTATATTCTAATACCTTTCTTGTATATTTACGGCGAATTTTCAGTTAATAACCAAAGATATGGATAAAGAGTGGGTATATTTGATCGTAATTCTACTATATTTTGCAGTTCTTTTTATCATTTCCAAAATCACTTCAAAGCATAGTAACAACCAAACATTTTTTACTGCAAACAGACAAAGCCCCTGGTATTTGGTAGCTTTTGGCATGATAGGGGCGTCGTTGTCGGGTGTTACCTTTATTTCTGTTCCGGGCACCGTCAAACTTCAAGGACTCACTTATATGCAGATAGTTTTTGGTTATTTTATTGGTTATTGGATTGTTGCACATTTGCTCTTACCGGTCTACTATCGAATCAATCAAGCAAGCATTTATGGATATCTTGAAGAAAGGTTCGGCCCCTATACACGAATTACAGGTTCATGGTTTTTTATCATCTCCCGTTTGCTTGGCTCGTCTGCAAGAATGTATTTGGCAATCAGTGTCCTTCACTATATTTTATTCAGACATTTTGGATGGCCTTTTCAATTCACAGCTATTGCAGGAATCTTGTTAATATGGTTATATACCTATCGGGGAGGTATTAAAACCATTGTTTTTACCGACACACTTCAAACATTTTTTATGTTGCTGAGTGTGGTTTTAATGTTGGTATTTTTGTTTTCAACCTTTCAACAACATGATATAGATTTGTATTCAACCATTACACAAAGCAAAATGTTTAAAATATTTGAATATCATAATTTTAAATCTCCCAATTTTTTCTTGAAACAAATATTGGCCGGTATGCTCATTACCATCACCATGACAGGGCTCGACCAAGATATGATGCAAAAAAACCTTACTTGTAAAAATTTAAAAGAGGCACAAAAAAACATGCATTGGTTCTCAGTGATTCTCGTTGTTGTCAATTTTTTGTTTTTAATGTTGGGGTTGATGATGTATCTGTATGTTGATTTTTTCGAAATTCATATTCCAGAAAAAACTGATCTGGTATTACCATATCTGGCTACAGGTGGATATTTTCCGTTTTATCTCGGTGTGGTGTTTTTATTGGGATTGATTGCAGCGGCATATTCAAGTGCAGATTCCACATTGACAGCTTTGACAACATCTTTTTATCATGATATTTTGCATTATGATCAAAAAAAGCAACATGATGGAGAAAGAATGCGTAAAATCATACACATTGTTTTCACTTTGGTTACGGTACTTGTCATATTGTTTTTTTATTATTTCAACGAAACAAATGTATTGGATCTCATATTGAACATGGCCGGTTACACTTATGGACCACTATTGGGATTATACTTCTGCGGTATATTTCTAAAACTTACCCCCAAGGATAAATGGGTTCCTTTTGTTTGCATTCTTGCACCGGTTTTTGGTTATATCATTCAAAATAATGCAGAAAATTGGTTTAACGGATATAAAGTTGGATATGAGATTTTGGCCATCAATGGTATGATCACTGTAGTAGGTCTATGGATTCTGCATAAAGTAAATAGCAATCAAATTAGTTCTGTCAAATAATACAAAAAGCATTATTTTGTGAAAAACTTGTAATTTTGAAACTGCTTGTAGATTTTTGTAAAAAAGATAAATATGTCTGAAGAAACATTAAAAGAGAAAAAATTGACAAAAGAAGAAGTTCGTCAAGAAATTTTAAATGATTACCGCTTGGCCAGAATAAGTCGA
Protein-coding sequences here:
- a CDS encoding aminodeoxychorismate lyase — encoded protein: MKKLKWVTIFGLMLTAGWAIYLLIKPLGIQQKEFHLYISKDKGYTALTDSLEKILGKGQLLIFSGMSKAFSYDRHVKSGHYLITNKLNLLRLFFKLRNGRQDPVNVTFLSPKTKEQFAAVIDKQLEISNTEILQKLYSPVAASQFGFDTNTFFTMFIPNTYQFYWNCNVDEFFKRMAGEYKKFWNEQRKAKAKDIGLSQSQVAILASIVQAEQTQYPSEWPIIAGLYLNRLKLGMPLQSDPTIIFAWRDFTIKRVLNYHLNIDSPYNTYKYAGLPPGPVLLPLPAAIDAVLNYQKHNYLYMCAKDDLSGMHNFASTYEQHLINAQKYRKKLNQLRIMK
- a CDS encoding sodium/iodide co-transporter, producing the protein MDKEWVYLIVILLYFAVLFIISKITSKHSNNQTFFTANRQSPWYLVAFGMIGASLSGVTFISVPGTVKLQGLTYMQIVFGYFIGYWIVAHLLLPVYYRINQASIYGYLEERFGPYTRITGSWFFIISRLLGSSARMYLAISVLHYILFRHFGWPFQFTAIAGILLIWLYTYRGGIKTIVFTDTLQTFFMLLSVVLMLVFLFSTFQQHDIDLYSTITQSKMFKIFEYHNFKSPNFFLKQILAGMLITITMTGLDQDMMQKNLTCKNLKEAQKNMHWFSVILVVVNFLFLMLGLMMYLYVDFFEIHIPEKTDLVLPYLATGGYFPFYLGVVFLLGLIAAAYSSADSTLTALTTSFYHDILHYDQKKQHDGERMRKIIHIVFTLVTVLVILFFYYFNETNVLDLILNMAGYTYGPLLGLYFCGIFLKLTPKDKWVPFVCILAPVFGYIIQNNAENWFNGYKVGYEILAINGMITVVGLWILHKVNSNQISSVK